The Deinobacterium chartae genome includes a window with the following:
- a CDS encoding AAA family ATPase, producing the protein MKSLRVRNLRSLKDSGEIEMRPLTFLLGENSSGKSTFLRLMPLLKQSIEAKTKGPLLWFGRYVDFGSYREALSKFSEDDTIQMEFVLPLLNDFKLYSSPSRTKVSRFDARIGLLIEESTESAASFTKVCTISMYDVTVKITLDENQKVVGYECNKHDFSRAASRVFSVGQRMGQASSIIPVLHDSTRGSRRFSTYELQTNSLIAPLYSFLKNLLHRDVSQENLSRIVNNIVLGDADTMLASIKSSNTSLTRWTQRVARWSVTTPAFITLRDFYLAWVTPQVLYSADLYLYNYIQNIKYVAPLRATAERYYRFQDLAVDELDFQGRNLALILQNMSKSEALNFEEWTLENFGFAVRVRPSGGHSAIMIKEAGSPHEVSLADMGFGFSQVIPILAQLWLASSPNPALRFSLRRAIPVTFAIEQPELHLHPRMQARLADILYKTVQLAQKNDVNLLLLVETHSETIINRLGLRIAGGELSSDDVSVIVFEKPYPDAPAISRMATYEENGLLKDWPLGFFEPEVV; encoded by the coding sequence ATGAAGTCTCTTCGAGTACGGAATCTTAGAAGTTTAAAAGACAGTGGTGAAATTGAGATGCGACCGCTAACTTTTCTGTTAGGGGAGAACAGTTCGGGCAAAAGTACATTTTTGCGCTTGATGCCATTATTGAAGCAGAGCATTGAAGCCAAAACAAAGGGACCACTGCTTTGGTTTGGCCGATATGTTGACTTTGGCAGTTACCGCGAGGCACTAAGCAAGTTTTCGGAAGACGATACGATACAAATGGAGTTCGTTCTTCCGCTTTTGAACGATTTTAAACTGTACTCTTCACCATCAAGAACGAAAGTATCGCGTTTTGATGCCCGAATAGGGCTCTTAATCGAAGAGTCAACCGAATCGGCAGCCTCATTCACAAAAGTCTGCACTATTTCTATGTATGATGTGACAGTTAAAATTACACTCGATGAAAATCAAAAAGTTGTTGGGTACGAGTGTAACAAGCATGATTTTTCTAGGGCGGCAAGTAGGGTTTTTTCCGTCGGTCAGAGAATGGGACAGGCTTCAAGTATCATTCCAGTTCTGCATGATTCCACGCGTGGCTCAAGACGCTTCTCGACCTATGAACTTCAAACTAATTCGTTGATTGCCCCTCTCTACTCGTTTCTAAAAAACTTGCTTCACAGGGACGTAAGTCAAGAAAATTTGTCTAGAATTGTGAACAATATCGTTCTGGGCGATGCAGATACGATGCTTGCTTCCATTAAATCATCAAACACTTCACTAACGCGATGGACACAACGCGTGGCTCGGTGGAGTGTTACCACACCAGCTTTTATTACTCTTAGAGATTTCTACCTAGCTTGGGTTACTCCGCAGGTACTTTATTCAGCGGATTTATACTTATACAACTATATTCAAAATATCAAGTATGTTGCTCCCTTGAGAGCAACTGCCGAGCGTTACTATAGATTTCAAGACTTGGCAGTTGATGAGCTTGATTTTCAAGGTCGCAACTTAGCATTGATATTGCAAAACATGTCAAAATCAGAGGCTTTAAACTTTGAGGAATGGACCCTCGAAAACTTTGGCTTTGCTGTGCGTGTAAGACCTTCTGGTGGACATAGTGCAATCATGATTAAAGAAGCTGGCTCTCCTCATGAAGTTAGCTTGGCTGATATGGGATTTGGATTTTCACAAGTAATCCCGATTTTGGCTCAACTTTGGCTCGCCTCTAGTCCTAACCCTGCGTTACGATTCTCTTTAAGAAGAGCCATTCCTGTAACATTTGCAATCGAGCAGCCTGAACTACACTTGCATCCTCGTATGCAGGCCAGGCTCGCTGACATCTTGTATAAGACCGTTCAATTGGCTCAAAAGAATGACGTAAACTTGCTACTACTCGTTGAAACTCACAGTGAAACTATCATTAACAGGCTCGGCCTCCGGATAGCTGGAGGAGAATTGTCATCGGACGACGTCTCGGTGATAGTTTTCGAAAAGCCATACCCTGACGCTCCAGCAATTTCTAGAATGGCGACTTATGAGGAGAACGGTTTACTTAAGGATTGGCCTCTTGGTTTCTTTGAGCCGGAGGTCGTATAG
- a CDS encoding DinB family protein produces the protein MDILDRLLGHDAWTTSRLLDQSETLSDAQLDQRFDLGWGSVRATFEHIIDNMETWTDLMNGRVPRELPGPPQHWRTLAGLRARLDAVAPELAELARRVQREGRQDELWTDVLDDPPTQKTYGGAIVHVITHSMHHRSQLIHMLKQLGVENVLEGDVLSWENAGREGLRAIPGRCPRGEGVLSGDCTG, from the coding sequence GTGGATATTCTGGACCGCCTGCTGGGCCACGACGCCTGGACTACCTCGAGGCTGCTCGACCAGAGCGAAACCTTAAGCGACGCTCAGCTCGACCAGCGCTTTGACCTGGGCTGGGGCAGCGTGCGCGCCACCTTCGAGCACATCATCGACAACATGGAAACCTGGACCGACCTGATGAACGGGCGCGTGCCGAGGGAACTGCCCGGCCCCCCGCAGCACTGGCGCACCCTGGCGGGCCTGCGCGCCCGCCTGGACGCGGTGGCGCCCGAACTGGCCGAACTGGCGCGGCGCGTGCAGCGCGAGGGCCGCCAGGATGAGCTGTGGACCGACGTGCTCGACGACCCGCCCACCCAGAAGACCTACGGCGGGGCCATCGTGCACGTCATCACCCACTCCATGCACCACCGCTCGCAACTCATTCACATGCTTAAGCAGCTGGGCGTTGAGAACGTCCTCGAGGGCGATGTGCTCAGCTGGGAGAATGCGGGTAGGGAAGGATTAAGAGCTATACCAGGGAGGTGTCCTCGAGGGGAGGGGGTTTTGAGCGGGGATTGTACAGGATAG
- a CDS encoding Ig-like domain-containing protein has translation MKRLWPALFVPMLLAACGTSPKVAEPESAKPQALPKAPEQVASLELPATFMLGNDVYGYSFSNTTLTVPASRGVLANDLSLPIGPLSATLVQPPQYGTVTLNPDGSFTYTRRSNYRGYDTFTYRVNGSETVARVQMILQPSMTGLLGDDAYTVSHDAALEVAAPGVLANDVGLSQYFASIQQGPQHGTLTLNRNGSFRYVPNEGFTGFDTFRYTALGSDQPATVVVRVEGDKPQSNADAYRTAYNTTLNVSAPGVLGNDTRPHNTYAEIVTHPQHGTLNLNPDGSFSYVPTNGFSGPDSFVYRAVNEFGASANTLVNLTVDPPPQPVAAPDTYSATSNRVLSISAPGVLSNDTLGQAATAQLMTLPQHGTVSLNSDGSFSYTPQPNFYGTDSFTYRAVTAGGESAPTTVTLNVGVPTPNVSGQFESLAFYARYPEFTFSYTLRGTNLDAVKSVAFPGTTVTDLQSNEDGSVLSFRLPTSYRPGGQSLITLTTLDNQTVNVDLQHHIQLVLPPLQNPFGSGWLKSTVDVNFWRTETIDYLEVNGQSISTPAPHDQLSVRLNAPGSDRLRLGNENFEFSFYGKNIIRP, from the coding sequence ATGAAGAGATTATGGCCCGCTTTGTTCGTTCCCATGTTACTGGCAGCTTGCGGTACCTCTCCCAAAGTCGCCGAGCCCGAGTCGGCAAAGCCGCAGGCGCTTCCCAAGGCACCCGAGCAGGTTGCCTCCCTGGAGCTTCCGGCAACGTTCATGCTCGGCAACGACGTCTACGGTTATTCGTTCAGCAACACCACCCTGACTGTCCCGGCCAGCAGGGGCGTCTTGGCCAACGACCTGTCCCTGCCGATCGGGCCGCTGAGCGCCACACTCGTACAGCCGCCGCAATACGGCACGGTCACGCTGAATCCTGACGGCTCCTTTACCTACACGCGCAGGTCGAACTACCGCGGCTACGACACCTTCACGTACCGCGTAAACGGCAGCGAGACGGTTGCCAGGGTCCAGATGATCTTGCAGCCTTCCATGACCGGCCTGCTGGGAGACGATGCCTACACCGTTTCACACGACGCCGCACTCGAGGTGGCCGCTCCGGGCGTGTTGGCCAACGACGTGGGCCTGTCGCAGTACTTTGCCTCCATCCAGCAGGGGCCGCAACACGGCACGCTGACCCTCAACCGCAACGGCTCTTTCCGCTATGTTCCCAACGAGGGCTTCACCGGTTTTGACACGTTCCGGTACACCGCCTTGGGCAGTGACCAGCCCGCCACCGTTGTCGTGCGGGTCGAGGGAGACAAACCGCAGAGCAACGCGGACGCCTATCGCACCGCCTACAACACCACCCTGAACGTCAGCGCCCCCGGCGTGCTGGGCAATGACACCCGGCCACACAACACCTACGCCGAAATCGTCACGCACCCGCAACACGGCACGCTGAACCTCAACCCCGATGGCAGTTTTTCTTACGTGCCCACAAACGGCTTTTCCGGGCCTGACTCCTTCGTTTACCGAGCGGTCAACGAATTCGGGGCTTCGGCCAACACCCTCGTCAACCTCACCGTAGACCCGCCGCCCCAGCCTGTCGCGGCCCCGGACACGTACAGCGCGACGAGCAACCGCGTCCTCAGCATCTCCGCTCCCGGTGTTCTGTCCAATGACACCCTGGGGCAGGCCGCCACTGCCCAGCTCATGACCCTGCCGCAGCACGGCACGGTCTCGCTCAACAGCGATGGCAGTTTCAGCTACACGCCGCAGCCCAACTTCTACGGGACCGACAGCTTCACCTACCGCGCGGTCACAGCCGGAGGCGAATCCGCGCCCACCACGGTCACGCTGAACGTCGGCGTACCCACGCCCAACGTGAGCGGCCAGTTCGAAAGCCTGGCCTTCTACGCCCGCTACCCCGAATTCACGTTCTCCTACACCTTGCGCGGCACCAACCTCGACGCGGTGAAGTCGGTGGCCTTCCCCGGCACCACCGTGACAGACCTGCAGAGCAACGAGGACGGCAGCGTCTTAAGCTTCCGCCTGCCGACGTCCTACCGCCCCGGCGGCCAATCGCTCATCACCTTGACCACCCTGGACAACCAGACCGTCAACGTAGACCTGCAGCATCACATTCAGCTGGTGCTCCCGCCCTTGCAGAACCCTTTTGGAAGCGGATGGTTGAAGTCCACCGTTGACGTCAACTTCTGGCGCACCGAAACGATCGATTACCTCGAGGTCAACGGGCAGAGCATCAGCACGCCCGCCCCGCACGATCAGCTTTCCGTCCGGCTCAACGCCCCGGGCTCGGACCGGCTGAGGCTGGGCAACGAAAACTTCGAGTTCAGCTTCTACGGCAAAAACATCATCCGCCCCTGA
- a CDS encoding DinB family protein gives MKSGTAPLTASNRSGHPCSRDDRTDNASTQPARPCPFVIWQGDGACYAQVPLADLLVYWRAVEASTLEYLKTLDAQERAREVVMPRPEGDERFTVEHLLWHVLQHEVRHTAQIALLTRQAGYVPPQLDLLVYLTPR, from the coding sequence CTGAAGTCCGGCACAGCCCCGCTCACGGCTTCAAATCGGTCCGGTCATCCCTGTAGCAGGGATGACCGGACCGACAACGCATCCACACAGCCTGCCCGCCCCTGCCCTTTCGTCATCTGGCAGGGAGACGGAGCATGCTATGCGCAGGTGCCCCTGGCCGACTTGCTGGTGTACTGGCGAGCGGTGGAGGCTTCGACCCTCGAGTACCTGAAAACGCTGGACGCGCAGGAACGCGCACGGGAGGTGGTGATGCCCCGCCCGGAGGGGGACGAGCGCTTTACGGTAGAGCATCTGTTGTGGCACGTGTTGCAGCACGAGGTTCGGCATACCGCGCAGATCGCGCTGCTGACCCGTCAGGCCGGGTATGTACCGCCGCAGCTGGATCTGCTGGTTTACCTGACACCGCGCTAA
- a CDS encoding MarR family transcriptional regulator, with the protein MSDAPSPPPQSLAVALERLHGMALAQLFGGMTSDIHGADPSLSQVNTLFQLRDHGPMSVSQPTARIGFSLPATRQLLERLVVRGFVVRAENPKDRRQKQLALTHTPSPSSSFRP; encoded by the coding sequence GTGTCCGATGCCCCCTCTCCTCCCCCCCAAAGCCTCGCGGTCGCGCTCGAACGCCTGCACGGCATGGCCCTGGCGCAACTCTTTGGCGGGATGACCTCGGACATTCACGGCGCAGACCCAAGCCTCAGCCAGGTAAACACGCTGTTCCAGCTGCGCGACCACGGCCCCATGTCGGTTTCCCAGCCAACCGCGCGCATCGGGTTTTCGCTGCCCGCCACCCGTCAGCTGCTCGAGCGTCTGGTCGTTCGCGGCTTCGTCGTACGCGCAGAGAACCCCAAAGACCGCCGTCAGAAACAGCTGGCACTCACCCACACGCCCAGCCCCTCGAGCAGCTTCAGGCCGTGA
- a CDS encoding MDR family MFS transporter yields the protein MTEPFQAINYARVLDHRTKMVVLFGVLMCMLLAALDQTIVATALPRIASELNGLNLYSWVTTAYLLASTALVPIYGKLSDLYGRKPVLVFGVVVFLIASALCGAAGEPFLGDLFGGGMMQLVVFRALQGVGGAAITGIAFSIVADLFEGPDRAKYQGLFGAVFGLASVVGPLLGGFLTDTVSWRWVFYVNLPLGLVALAFLLLKMPRLASGLRASIDYLGAVLIVVFSIPLLLAMTWGSEGTHAWSSSLILGLFALSAVALLTFLWVQTRVPSPILPLSLFKNLTYTWVTITRFLLGAFFLGAIVYLSLFAVNVLGVSATSAGTVTLPLTLGLILSAQLSGMLAARIGKYKPLVLGGMILATLGFVWLSTISVNTSYWALVPPMLVLGLGIGPSMSLLNLAVQNAVPRHEIGVATSSGQFFQQMGSTIGVALFGAVLTASLTDQMQSNLGRVQQQLPPEIRAQITALGQAQGGEGSMRSSFDADAVKQQVEQSIHRSFEQQRQARPESAAALEAAEQRAVSEARGAVDQVGSAIKQSFAYSIARIYFWGIFVALLALAAVLCLPNGGLEERRAAPPAAGH from the coding sequence ATGACCGAACCCTTCCAAGCGATCAATTACGCCCGCGTCCTGGATCACCGCACCAAGATGGTGGTCCTGTTCGGGGTCCTGATGTGTATGCTGCTGGCCGCCTTAGACCAGACCATCGTCGCCACCGCGCTGCCGCGTATCGCGAGCGAACTGAACGGCCTCAACCTGTACTCTTGGGTAACGACCGCCTACCTGCTGGCCTCGACCGCGCTGGTGCCGATCTACGGCAAGCTCAGCGACCTCTACGGCCGCAAGCCGGTGCTGGTCTTTGGGGTGGTGGTCTTCCTGATCGCCAGCGCCCTGTGCGGAGCCGCAGGCGAGCCGTTTTTGGGCGACCTGTTCGGCGGCGGCATGATGCAGCTGGTGGTCTTCCGCGCGCTGCAAGGCGTCGGTGGCGCAGCCATCACCGGCATCGCTTTCTCGATCGTGGCCGACCTGTTCGAGGGCCCCGACCGCGCCAAGTACCAGGGGCTGTTCGGAGCGGTCTTCGGGCTTGCCAGCGTGGTCGGTCCGCTGCTGGGCGGTTTCCTCACCGATACGGTGTCGTGGCGCTGGGTCTTTTACGTCAACCTGCCGCTTGGCCTGGTGGCCCTGGCCTTCTTGCTCCTGAAGATGCCGCGTCTGGCCAGCGGCCTGCGCGCCAGCATCGACTACCTGGGCGCGGTGCTGATCGTGGTCTTCTCGATTCCCCTGCTGCTCGCCATGACCTGGGGCTCCGAGGGCACCCACGCCTGGAGCAGCAGCCTGATCCTGGGTCTGTTCGCGCTCAGCGCCGTGGCCCTGCTGACGTTCCTGTGGGTTCAGACCCGCGTTCCAAGCCCGATCCTGCCGCTGAGCCTGTTCAAGAACCTCACCTACACCTGGGTGACCATCACCCGGTTCCTGCTCGGTGCGTTCTTCCTGGGCGCCATCGTGTACCTGTCGCTGTTTGCGGTGAACGTGCTGGGAGTCAGCGCGACCAGCGCCGGCACCGTGACGCTGCCGCTGACCCTCGGCCTGATCCTCTCGGCGCAGCTGAGCGGCATGCTGGCCGCCCGCATCGGCAAGTACAAACCGCTGGTCCTGGGCGGCATGATCCTGGCGACCCTGGGCTTCGTGTGGCTCTCGACCATCAGCGTCAATACCAGCTACTGGGCCCTGGTGCCCCCGATGCTGGTCTTGGGTCTGGGCATCGGCCCGTCCATGTCGCTGCTGAACCTCGCGGTCCAAAACGCCGTTCCCCGCCACGAGATCGGCGTAGCGACCTCGAGCGGGCAGTTCTTTCAGCAGATGGGCTCCACCATCGGCGTGGCGCTGTTCGGCGCGGTGCTGACCGCCTCGCTGACCGACCAGATGCAGAGCAACCTCGGTCGGGTCCAGCAGCAGCTTCCGCCCGAGATTCGCGCTCAGATCACTGCGCTGGGTCAGGCGCAAGGCGGCGAGGGCAGCATGCGCAGCAGCTTCGACGCCGACGCGGTGAAGCAGCAGGTGGAGCAGAGCATCCACCGCAGCTTCGAGCAGCAGCGCCAGGCCCGGCCCGAGAGCGCCGCTGCCCTCGAGGCCGCCGAGCAACGGGCGGTGAGCGAGGCCAGGGGTGCGGTGGACCAGGTCGGCAGCGCCATCAAACAGAGCTTCGCCTACAGCATCGCGCGCATCTACTTCTGGGGCATCTTCGTCGCCCTGCTGGCACTGGCTGCCGTCTTGTGCCTGCCGAACGGCGGCCTCGAGGAACGCAGGGCCGCTCCCCCGGCTGCCGGTCACTGA
- a CDS encoding FAD-binding oxidoreductase translates to MALRTATHIAHLRAPRGAAASAPLTRDPDALAGFLADAAYLPGGHAAALVRPRNEAELAAALRSSGPFLPIGAQSSVTGGATPYGETLLSLQHFAQLELEGARVRAGAGVSLSDLRGYLEERGACFPPVPTFEGAQVGGAVSTGASGPATFKYGGVRGGVCALTVVLASGEVLDLERGQVRAHPDGCFELRGPAGTRRVPVPGYRMPPVPKCSAGYFAAPGMDLLDLFIGAEGTLGVITEVTLEVVRPLPRRCVALIPCPDEARALALTAALRALALEGRASGRPELPDVSAIEYLDARCLEVLRADGADRRCAVRLDRADGALLLVQLELSEAQAERALVDLESALGDGPPLGPLGRLARLLEAHALLERSELALPGDTRRAAQFLALREAVPSALNARLARLQGGGQPQLSKVGADMIVPFEHLPQALAIYRQGFEAAGLDYAVWGHVSDGNLHPNLIPHRPEDLEPARRAVLEFGRAVRALGGSPLAEHGVGRSAVKKRLLRDLYGNAGLEAMRAVKRALDPDWKLAPGNLFD, encoded by the coding sequence GTGGCGCTGCGAACCGCGACGCACATCGCGCACTTGCGCGCCCCCCGCGGCGCGGCGGCCTCGGCCCCGCTCACCCGTGACCCGGACGCGCTGGCCGGGTTTCTGGCCGACGCCGCTTACCTGCCGGGCGGGCACGCGGCGGCGCTGGTCCGCCCGCGCAACGAGGCCGAACTGGCCGCCGCCCTGCGCTCGAGCGGACCGTTTCTGCCCATCGGGGCGCAGTCTTCGGTGACCGGCGGGGCCACCCCCTACGGCGAGACGCTGCTGAGCCTGCAGCACTTCGCGCAGCTCGAGCTCGAGGGCGCGCGGGTACGGGCGGGGGCCGGGGTGAGCCTCAGCGACCTGCGCGGCTACCTCGAGGAACGCGGAGCCTGCTTCCCGCCGGTCCCGACCTTCGAGGGCGCGCAGGTGGGCGGCGCGGTCTCCACCGGGGCGTCCGGACCCGCCACCTTCAAGTACGGCGGGGTGCGCGGCGGCGTCTGTGCCCTGACCGTGGTGCTCGCCAGCGGCGAGGTTCTCGACCTCGAGCGCGGTCAGGTGCGGGCCCATCCGGACGGTTGCTTCGAGCTGCGCGGGCCCGCCGGAACGCGGCGCGTGCCCGTCCCCGGCTACCGCATGCCGCCGGTGCCCAAGTGCTCGGCCGGGTACTTCGCGGCCCCCGGCATGGACCTGCTGGACCTGTTCATCGGGGCCGAAGGCACCCTGGGCGTGATCACCGAAGTGACCCTCGAGGTGGTCCGCCCGCTGCCGCGGCGCTGCGTGGCCCTGATTCCCTGCCCGGACGAGGCGCGCGCCCTGGCGCTGACCGCCGCGCTGCGCGCCCTGGCCCTCGAGGGGCGCGCCAGCGGGCGGCCCGAGCTGCCCGACGTGAGTGCCATCGAGTACCTCGACGCGCGCTGCCTCGAGGTGCTGCGCGCGGACGGGGCCGACCGCCGCTGCGCGGTGCGCCTGGACCGCGCGGACGGCGCGCTGCTGCTGGTGCAGCTCGAACTGAGCGAAGCGCAGGCGGAACGGGCCCTGGTGGACCTCGAGTCGGCCCTGGGCGACGGCCCGCCCCTGGGTCCGCTGGGCCGACTGGCGCGCCTGCTCGAGGCGCACGCGCTGCTGGAGCGCTCGGAACTGGCGCTGCCCGGTGACACGCGGCGCGCCGCGCAGTTCCTGGCGCTGCGCGAAGCGGTGCCGAGCGCCCTGAACGCGAGGCTGGCGCGCCTTCAGGGCGGGGGGCAGCCGCAGCTCTCCAAGGTCGGCGCCGACATGATCGTGCCCTTCGAGCACCTGCCACAAGCCCTCGCCATTTACCGGCAGGGCTTCGAGGCGGCAGGCCTGGATTACGCGGTGTGGGGGCACGTTTCGGACGGCAACTTGCATCCGAACCTGATACCGCACCGCCCCGAAGACCTGGAGCCCGCCCGGCGCGCGGTCCTCGAGTTTGGACGTGCGGTGCGCGCGCTGGGCGGCTCGCCGCTGGCCGAGCACGGTGTGGGCCGCAGCGCGGTCAAGAAACGGCTGCTGCGCGACCTGTACGGGAACGCGGGCCTCGAGGCGATGCGGGCGGTCAAGCGCGCGCTGGACCCGGACTGGAAGCTGGCCCCGGGCAACCTGTTCGACTGA
- a CDS encoding D-2-hydroxyacid dehydrogenase, translating to MPSATVLLSHLYETHDTAPLFARFPEVRFVQLEKDAHLPARAAEADAILCGGMGKPQLSRLLRAAPRLEWIHTGSAGFDWVMVPEVTERAITVSRSAAVMNTPMAEFALGVMLAHAKNLDAMREAQTRHAWEPPMHRELYGATVGVVGAGAIGARIARLARAFGMRTLATKREAAPLEDFDAVYPPEGLEVLLAESDYLILTCPLTPETRHMIGRAQLARMKPGAYLINLARGGLIVEAELLRALQDGTLAGACLDAFEVEPLPADSPLWDAPNLRLTPHCSYRSPAIRARVVEEFAANLERYLRGEPLHNTLRHAALGY from the coding sequence ATGCCCTCTGCGACCGTCTTGCTCAGCCACCTCTACGAAACCCACGACACCGCCCCGCTTTTCGCGCGCTTTCCCGAGGTGCGCTTCGTGCAGCTCGAAAAAGACGCCCACCTGCCCGCGCGGGCTGCCGAAGCCGACGCGATCCTCTGCGGCGGGATGGGCAAACCGCAGCTCAGCCGCCTGCTGCGCGCCGCCCCGCGCCTCGAGTGGATTCACACCGGCTCGGCCGGCTTTGACTGGGTGATGGTGCCCGAAGTGACCGAGCGCGCCATCACGGTGAGCCGCTCGGCCGCCGTCATGAACACGCCGATGGCCGAGTTCGCCCTGGGCGTGATGCTGGCGCACGCCAAGAACCTGGACGCCATGCGGGAGGCACAAACCCGCCACGCCTGGGAACCCCCCATGCACCGCGAGCTGTACGGTGCCACCGTGGGCGTGGTCGGAGCCGGGGCGATCGGGGCGCGCATTGCCCGGCTGGCACGCGCTTTTGGGATGCGCACCCTGGCGACCAAACGCGAGGCCGCCCCGCTCGAGGACTTCGACGCGGTGTACCCGCCCGAGGGCCTCGAGGTGCTGCTGGCCGAGTCGGACTACCTGATCTTGACCTGCCCGCTCACGCCCGAGACCCGCCACATGATCGGCCGCGCGCAGCTGGCGCGCATGAAACCCGGTGCTTACCTGATCAACCTGGCGCGCGGCGGGCTGATCGTAGAGGCCGAGCTGCTGCGCGCCCTGCAGGACGGCACGCTGGCCGGAGCCTGCCTGGACGCTTTCGAGGTGGAGCCGCTGCCCGCAGACAGCCCGCTGTGGGACGCACCGAACCTGCGGCTGACCCCGCACTGCTCGTATCGCAGCCCGGCCATCCGCGCGCGGGTGGTGGAGGAGTTCGCCGCGAACCTCGAGCGTTACCTGCGCGGTGAGCCGCTGCACAACACCCTGCGACACGCCGCGCTGGGCTACTGA
- a CDS encoding ABC transporter permease subunit: protein MTLPAAAPPRRRRPRRTPPLLRALLRNRMALFGTLFLLIVGSVVALSPWLPLPSATRIDLTQPLAAPNPQHWLGTDENGRDVLARLIAGGRVSLAVGLCAALLTALLGAAVGLISGYFGGTLDRVIMRFTDGALSIPTFFLLLAVVAIWGSSPAVLIAALACTRWMGPARLIRGEVLRVKNLEFVTAAQSLGASDARVMVRHLLPQVLPSLIVATTIGVGDVMLLEASLSFLGLGILPPEASWGNMLTASQNYVFSAPQLAVYPGVMILASVMAFNSLGDVLRDALDPRMRSRA from the coding sequence GTGACCCTGCCCGCTGCCGCTCCACCCCGCCGCCGCCGCCCCCGGCGCACCCCACCGCTGCTGCGCGCCCTGCTGCGCAACCGCATGGCGCTGTTCGGCACGCTGTTCCTGCTGATCGTTGGCAGCGTGGTGGCCTTGTCCCCCTGGCTGCCGCTGCCCTCGGCCACCCGCATCGACCTGACCCAGCCGCTCGCTGCACCGAATCCCCAGCACTGGCTGGGCACCGACGAAAACGGCCGCGACGTCCTCGCGCGCCTGATCGCAGGCGGACGCGTCTCGCTGGCAGTGGGCCTGTGTGCCGCGCTGCTCACCGCCCTGCTGGGCGCGGCGGTCGGCCTGATCTCCGGCTACTTCGGCGGCACGCTCGACCGCGTGATCATGCGTTTTACCGACGGAGCGCTCTCGATTCCCACCTTCTTTCTGCTGCTGGCCGTAGTTGCCATCTGGGGCTCGAGCCCCGCCGTGCTGATCGCGGCACTCGCCTGCACCCGCTGGATGGGTCCTGCCCGCCTGATTCGCGGCGAGGTGCTGCGGGTCAAGAACCTCGAGTTCGTGACCGCCGCGCAGAGCCTGGGGGCCAGCGACGCCCGGGTGATGGTACGCCACCTGCTGCCGCAGGTGCTGCCCTCGTTGATCGTCGCGACCACCATCGGAGTGGGCGACGTGATGCTGCTCGAGGCCAGCTTGTCCTTCCTGGGCCTGGGCATCCTGCCGCCCGAGGCCAGTTGGGGCAACATGCTCACCGCCAGCCAGAACTACGTGTTCAGCGCGCCGCAGCTCGCCGTCTACCCGGGCGTGATGATCCTGGCCAGCGTGATGGCCTTCAACTCGCTCGGCGACGTGCTGCGCGACGCCTTAGACCCCCGCATGCGCAGCCGCGCCTGA
- a CDS encoding ABC transporter permease has product MFPYLIRQGAASLLVLFVVLSGTFFLIQAAPGSLGILADPNLDPEVRATVERSYGLDQPVLVQYAQWLGRMLQGDLSSSFNFQRPVLEMILERLPATLLLGITALVLTVVIGFVAGVTAARFPGSPLDQALSFLSFVGLATPSFWLGILLILLFSVRLGWLPGAGMQTVGSEFSLLDRLSYLVLPAVVLASTNTAELMRYIRSSWLENMHQDYVRTARSKGLPERQVQLKHILRNALIPILTIVGLSLPRLVGGAAVIEALFAWPGIGSMAVNAAIGRDTPLILGVTLFVSAAVIASNLLIDLLYGWIDPRIRY; this is encoded by the coding sequence ATGTTTCCGTATCTGATCCGTCAGGGTGCGGCCAGCCTGCTGGTGCTGTTCGTCGTGCTCTCTGGCACCTTTTTTCTGATTCAGGCCGCGCCGGGCAGTCTGGGCATCCTGGCCGACCCCAACCTCGACCCCGAGGTGCGCGCGACGGTCGAACGCAGCTACGGCCTGGACCAGCCGGTCCTGGTGCAGTACGCGCAGTGGCTCGGACGGATGCTGCAGGGCGACTTGAGCAGCTCGTTCAACTTTCAGCGTCCGGTCCTCGAGATGATCCTCGAGCGCCTGCCCGCCACGCTGCTGCTGGGGATCACCGCGCTGGTCCTGACCGTGGTGATCGGCTTCGTAGCCGGAGTGACCGCCGCCCGCTTCCCGGGCAGCCCGCTCGACCAGGCGCTGAGCTTCCTGAGTTTCGTGGGGCTGGCCACCCCCAGCTTCTGGCTGGGCATCTTGTTGATTTTGCTGTTCTCGGTGCGGCTGGGCTGGCTGCCCGGTGCCGGCATGCAGACGGTGGGCAGCGAGTTCTCGCTGCTCGACCGCCTGTCGTACCTGGTTCTGCCCGCCGTGGTGCTGGCCAGCACCAACACCGCCGAACTGATGCGCTACATCCGCTCGAGCTGGCTGGAGAACATGCACCAGGATTACGTGCGCACCGCGCGCAGCAAGGGGTTACCCGAGCGGCAGGTGCAGCTCAAGCACATCCTGCGCAACGCCCTGATCCCGATTCTGACCATCGTGGGGCTCTCGCTGCCGCGCCTGGTGGGCGGAGCCGCTGTGATCGAGGCGCTGTTCGCCTGGCCCGGCATCGGCTCGATGGCGGTAAACGCCGCGATCGGGCGCGACACGCCCCTGATTTTGGGGGTCACGCTGTTCGTATCCGCCGCCGTGATCGCCAGCAACCTCCTGATCGACCTGCTGTACGGCTGGATCGATCCCCGCATCCGGTACTGA